From the genome of Corallococcus macrosporus DSM 14697:
CGTGCCGGTCTCGCCCGTGATGAGGATGGCGGTGTCGCTGGGGCCCACGCGCGCGATGAGCTGGCGCAGCGCCGCCATGCTGGGGCTGTCCCCCACCAGGTGGCCGGGGCGGGCCAGCGCGTCCAGCAGCCGCTCGCGCTCCTCCTGGAGCGCGCCCAGCGCCAGCGCGTTGCGTATCGCGGTGAGCAGGCGCTCGGGGGAGGGCGGCTTCTCCACGAAGTCCGTCGCGCCCAGCCGCAGCGCCTGCACGGCCTCGGCGGGGGAGGCCTCGCCGGACAGCACCACCACGGGCGTGGCAAATGGCCGGGGCAGCCGCGCGAGCAACTCGAGCCCCGTCTCACCCGGCATGCGCAGGTCGAGCAGCATCATCGCCGGAGGGCCTTCGGGCGCGTCGAGCGCCCGGGTGGCCTCCGCGGTGGAGCGGGCCTCCACGGGCGTGAAGCCCTCGTCGCTCAACAGGCCGCGCAGGGCCTTGAGGACACCGGAGTCGTCATCGACGACGAGGATGCGAGGGCCGGGCTTCATGCGGAGGCGGGCGGGGTGAGGGGCAGTTCCACGCGCGCGAGCGTACCGCCACCTGGCGCGGGTTCCAGGCGCAGGCTGCCGCCGTGCTCGTGGACGATTTTCTGGGAGATGGGCAGGCCCAGCCCGCTGCCGCCGGGCTTGGTGCTGAAGAGGCCGCGGGTGAGGGCCGCGCCTTCGAGCACGGTGGGCACGCCGCTGCCCCCGTCCGCCACGGTGACGCGCACGGTGCCCGGCTGGGGCGACTCCAGCGTGACGTGGACGGGCGCGGCGCTGGCGGCGGAGGCCTCGGTGGCGTTCTTCACCAGGTTGCCGAAGAGGCGGCGCAGGCCGTCCGGGTCCGCGCGCAGCGTGGCCTCCTCGCCGGGGCGCAGCTCCACGGGGACGGGGGAGGTGCCCGCGTACAGGGTGCACACCTCGGCCAGCAGCGGGCGCAGGGGCACGTCCTGGAAGCGCGGCGCGGGCAGGCGCGCGAAGGTGGAGAAGCTCTGGGTCATCCGCATCAGCAGGTCCACCTCTTCCTGGAGGAGGGCCACGGCCTCGGTGATGCGGGTGCTGTCGTGGGGCGTGGGCACATCCGTCCGGCTCAGACGCGCGAGCGACAGCTTCATTGCGGTGAGGGGGTTCTTCAGCTCGTGGGCGAGCGCGCGGGCCACGTCCTGCCAGGCGGCAATCTGCTCGGCGGACTTGAGGCGCTCGCGCTGCGACAGCAGCTCCTGGCCCATGCGGTTGAACTGGCCCAGGAGGAACTGGAGCTCGTCGCGCGGAGCGTCGGGCGCGGACAGCCGCACGGACAGGTCCCCGCGCGCGTAGGCCCACATGCCCTCGGTGAGGGTGCGCACCGGCCGCGTGAGGGCGCGGCCGAGCAGCACCGCGGCCACCGACAGCGCCGCGCCGGAAATCAGGACCAGGGCGGTGATGAAGGCGGGCACGCGGCGCACCAGGGCCCGCCGCGCCAGCTCCGCCTGCGCCAGGTTGAGCCGCGCCTCGTTGAGCGAGTCCCGCGGCAGCTCCCGCCGCGCCAGCTCCGCGGCGACCTCGTCCAGCACGCCCTCCACCGGCGCGATGGACACCGACAGCACGCGCTCCAGCGCGCCCTGCGCCACCACGCCGAGCAGCACCAGCGGCACCCACCCCGCGAGCAGCATCACCGCCAGCAGCCTGCGCCGGAAGCGCGGCGGTGGCAGCGGAACCTTCGCGGCGAGGCCAACGCCCACCTTGTCACCGTGCGTGAGGGCCTCTGGAGGCGCGGCGTGCATGGGGCGGTTCATACCGCATCCAGGCGCGGACCCGGCGCCGAGTCCTGGGC
Proteins encoded in this window:
- a CDS encoding sensor histidine kinase translates to MNRPMHAAPPEALTHGDKVGVGLAAKVPLPPPRFRRRLLAVMLLAGWVPLVLLGVVAQGALERVLSVSIAPVEGVLDEVAAELARRELPRDSLNEARLNLAQAELARRALVRRVPAFITALVLISGAALSVAAVLLGRALTRPVRTLTEGMWAYARGDLSVRLSAPDAPRDELQFLLGQFNRMGQELLSQRERLKSAEQIAAWQDVARALAHELKNPLTAMKLSLARLSRTDVPTPHDSTRITEAVALLQEEVDLLMRMTQSFSTFARLPAPRFQDVPLRPLLAEVCTLYAGTSPVPVELRPGEEATLRADPDGLRRLFGNLVKNATEASAASAAPVHVTLESPQPGTVRVTVADGGSGVPTVLEGAALTRGLFSTKPGGSGLGLPISQKIVHEHGGSLRLEPAPGGGTLARVELPLTPPASA